In one window of Henckelia pumila isolate YLH828 chromosome 1, ASM3356847v2, whole genome shotgun sequence DNA:
- the LOC140874366 gene encoding mogroside IIIx synthase-like, translating to MEAKGESRFSILMFPWIAHGHVFPFLELAKNLSNNNFNIYFCSTAIILDSIKNSLQQQSDSSIQLVELQLPSFPDLPPHFHTTKNVPPELMPRLFQAFQMSIPCFSDIIANLRPDLLVYDVFQPWAARKASSLNIPAIHFATTGAAGYSFFYHSFTVRDSAFPYPELYLKHYERKGLKAAVGQLITRDHEGGKDLSFGHFTMSRDIILMKTCRGIEGKYVDYLSDLCKKNIVPVGPLIVQSNNEEDGSEIVEWLSKKPELSTVLISFGSENYLCKDQMEEIAKGLELCDVNFIWVVRSPGTETININEAMPNGFLDRVKERGVVVQGWVPQAKILAHKSVGAFMSHCGMNSVMESFCFGVPVIAVPLKFDQPLNARLVVEAGAGVEVARDEEGNFKSDGVANAINEVMAKRSGEKLRFRAMELSEKMKNEEEDAMNKAAEELLQLCMKYKQQT from the coding sequence ATGGAGGCGAAAGGTGAGAGTAGATTCAGCATCCTTATGTTTCCATGGATCGCACATGGCCATGTGTTCCCATTTCTTGAGCTAGCCAAGAACTTGTCAAACAACAACTTCAATATATACTTCTGTTCCACAGCAATCATCCTGGATTCAATCAAAAACTCACTTCAACAACAATCTGATTCATCAATCCAACTAGTTGAACTCCAGTTACCATCATTCCCTGATCTTCCTCCGCACTTCCACACGACGAAAAACGTCCCCCCGGAGCTCATGCCAAGGCTTTTCCAAGCCTTTCAAATGTCCATCCCCTGCTTTTCTGATATCATCGCCAATCTGAGGCCCGATTTGCTCGTATACGATGTTTTCCAACCGTGGGCTGCGAGGAAGGCCTCGTCGTTGAACATTCCCGCCATCCATTTCGCCACCACAGGGGCCGCGGGGTATTCGTTTTTCTATCATAGCTTCACCGTTAGAGACTCTGCTTTCCCTTATCCGGAACTGTACCTTAAACACTACGAAAGGAAGGGATTGAAGGCTGCCGTTGGTCAACTAATTACAAGAGATCATGAGGGTGGAAAAGATTTGTCATTTGGCCACTTCACAATGTCTCGTGACATCATACTGATGAAGACATGCAGGGGAATTGAAGGGAAGTACGTGGATTATTTGTCTGATTTGTGCAAGAAAAACATCGTACCCGTCGGTCCACTTATTGTACAATCTAACAATGAAGAAGACGGTTCGGAGATTGTGGAATGGCTAAGTAAGAAACCCGAGCTTTCGACCGTGCTCATTTCCTTTGGCAGTGAGAACTACTTGTGTAAAGATCAAATGGAGGAGATAGCAAAAGGGTTGGAGCTGTGTGATGTGAACTTCATATGGGTCGTGAGATCTCCCGGCACGGAGACGATTAATATAAACGAGGCAATGCCAAATGGATTTCTAGACAGAGTTAAAGAAAGGGGTGTTGTTGTGCAAGGATGGGTGCCACAAGCTAAAATCTTGGCACACAAAAGTGTAGGTGCTTTTATGAGTCACTGTGGGATGAATTCCGTGATGGAAAGCTTTTGTTTCGGCGTTCCGGTTATAGCGGTGCCGTTGAAGTTCGACCAGCCTTTGAATGCTAGGCTTGTGGTGGAGGCTGGTGCTGGTGTTGAGGTTGCAAGAGATGAGGAAGGAAATTTCAAGAGTGACGGGGTTGCGAATGCGATAAATGAGGTCATGGCGAAGAGGAGTGGCGAAAAATTGAGGTTTAGGGCTATGGAATTGAGTGAGAAGatgaaaaatgaagaagaagatgCAATGAATAAAGCAGCAGAGGAGCTGTTGCAGCTTTGTATGAAGTATAAGCAACAGACTTGA